In one Deltaproteobacteria bacterium genomic region, the following are encoded:
- a CDS encoding insulinase family protein: MVARRSFLLDRPQVVRGAPVVRIDRGQDLEISRPAVERDQAEPELLLRAAVEERAPARVVVLAQPGVRHRQPRRLARVAERARPGRDREGQRQRERRHRAGSHVRASRGATVSPRSLRGDALPLPRARDSGYKSPVRARLREPRRFKHGALTVLHDPLPGPLTAIALVVRAGSCFDGAHPGIAHMTEHMLFQGTRRLDQATLNRRAAELGGEHDADTGYEDVTLHFEVFNQDVEEALALLAEQCFRSTVPVDRFANEQRVVIDEIRGRQEDPANYVHEHAWARFFGDGLGHPVCGTVSSVRRMTRQAVRSFIARHFVPANMCLALVGGVARDTIRRALAHTFPRGARGARLRPPRPRPRASGLLRLRRTDLAQAYLVRLIAAPPTPREVLALSLAVEIVGADPDARLFQEIRERLGLGYDLSAGVEHGRDWAVAVLSASAARDEERRLRETIDRTCREAAAGFSPAELRRARKKVRYRFARLADSRLERALAHAGRAACDQPSLAATERMIARLRPAEVEAAWRRALIAPTLTAVLRG; encoded by the coding sequence GTGGTGGCGCGGCGGAGCTTCCTCCTGGACCGGCCGCAGGTTGTCCGAGGTGCGCCCGTGGTACGCATCGATCGCGGACAGGATCTGGAGATATCCCGGCCAGCCGTAGAACGGGATCAGGCCGAGCCAGAACTTCTTCTGCGGGCAGCGGTCGAAGAACGGGCCCCAGCCCGCGTTGTAGTACTCGCCCAGCCCGGGGTGCGCCACCGACAGCCACGCCGCCTTGCGCGCGTCGCCGAGCGTGCGCGCCCCGGCCGGGACCGCGAGGGCCAGCGTCAACGCGAGCGCCGTCACCGTGCGGGTTCGCATGTGCGCGCCTCCCGAGGAGCGACCGTATCACCGCGCTCGCTCCGCGGCGATGCCCTCCCCCTACCGCGCGCGCGGGACTCGGGTTACAAGAGCCCGGTGCGCGCCCGCCTGCGCGAGCCGAGACGCTTCAAGCACGGCGCCCTCACCGTCCTCCACGACCCCCTCCCGGGCCCGCTGACGGCGATCGCCCTCGTGGTGCGCGCCGGCTCGTGCTTCGACGGGGCGCATCCCGGCATCGCGCACATGACCGAGCACATGCTCTTCCAGGGCACGCGCCGCCTCGACCAGGCGACGCTCAACCGCCGCGCCGCCGAGCTCGGCGGCGAGCACGACGCCGACACCGGCTACGAGGACGTCACGCTGCACTTCGAGGTCTTCAACCAGGACGTGGAGGAGGCGCTCGCGCTCCTCGCCGAACAGTGCTTCCGCAGCACCGTGCCCGTCGACCGCTTCGCCAACGAGCAGCGCGTGGTGATCGACGAGATCCGCGGCCGCCAGGAAGACCCCGCCAACTACGTGCACGAGCACGCCTGGGCGCGCTTCTTCGGCGACGGCCTCGGGCATCCCGTGTGCGGCACGGTGTCGAGCGTCCGGCGCATGACGCGGCAGGCGGTGCGAAGCTTCATCGCGCGCCATTTCGTGCCCGCCAACATGTGCCTCGCGCTGGTGGGCGGGGTGGCGCGCGACACCATCCGGCGCGCGCTCGCGCACACCTTCCCGCGCGGCGCACGCGGCGCCCGCTTGCGGCCGCCCCGTCCCCGTCCGCGCGCGAGCGGGCTCCTCCGGCTCCGGCGCACCGATCTCGCGCAGGCGTACCTCGTGCGGCTCATCGCCGCGCCGCCCACCCCGCGCGAGGTGCTCGCGCTCTCGCTGGCGGTCGAGATCGTGGGCGCCGACCCCGATGCGCGCCTCTTTCAGGAGATCCGCGAGCGCCTCGGGCTCGGCTACGATCTGAGCGCCGGCGTCGAGCACGGGCGCGACTGGGCGGTCGCGGTCCTCTCCGCGAGTGCGGCGCGCGACGAGGAGCGGCGCCTGCGCGAGACCATCGACCGCACCTGCCGCGAGGCCGCCGCCGGCTTCTCGCCGGCCGAGCTCCGCCGCGCGCGCAAGAAGGTACGCTACCGCTTCGCACGCCTCGCCGACTCGCGCCTCGAACGCGCGCTCGCGCACGCCGGCCGCGCGGCCTGCGACCAGCCCTCGCTCGCCGCGACCGAGCGCATGATCGCGCGCCTCAGGCCCGCCGAGGTCGAGGCGGCGTGGCGGCGCGCGCTCATCGCGCCGACCCTCACGGCGGTGCTGCGGGGCTGA